A stretch of the Vibrio sp. SS-MA-C1-2 genome encodes the following:
- a CDS encoding Cof-type HAD-IIB family hydrolase, with translation MYKLIALDLDGTLLNNEKKITERNQHAIAAARAMGVTVILASGRPLEGMAPYLEQLGMNSENDYVLSFNGSRVQRVSDLSVIRQEILTGLDAKRIANKAQELGVNVQAFTPEDGLITPAHSEYTQHEADINGIDITLKDFSTLSNEQEVIKTMMIDSPDLLSKAIEQLPEGFYQDYTIVQSAPFFLEFLNPNSDKGVGVKALADHLGIDASEVICMGDAENDHHMLEYAGLAVAMGNATPETKALADHITDDNENSGVGKAIEKFVTNI, from the coding sequence ATGTATAAGCTAATTGCACTTGATCTAGATGGTACGTTATTAAATAACGAGAAAAAAATTACAGAACGAAATCAACATGCTATCGCGGCAGCAAGAGCCATGGGTGTAACCGTTATTTTAGCTTCCGGTCGTCCTTTAGAAGGTATGGCACCATATTTAGAGCAACTTGGCATGAATAGCGAAAATGATTATGTATTGAGCTTCAACGGTTCACGTGTTCAACGAGTCAGTGATCTGTCAGTGATTCGTCAAGAAATATTAACAGGACTTGATGCAAAGCGTATTGCCAATAAAGCACAAGAGCTCGGTGTTAATGTGCAAGCTTTCACCCCTGAAGATGGCCTAATTACTCCAGCACACAGCGAATATACTCAACACGAAGCAGATATTAATGGTATCGATATTACTTTAAAGGATTTCTCTACCTTAAGTAATGAGCAAGAAGTTATAAAAACCATGATGATTGATTCGCCTGATTTATTATCTAAAGCGATAGAGCAACTTCCAGAAGGTTTTTATCAAGACTACACCATCGTGCAAAGTGCACCTTTCTTTTTAGAGTTTCTTAATCCAAACAGTGATAAAGGTGTCGGTGTTAAAGCTTTAGCCGACCATTTAGGCATTGATGCGAGTGAAGTGATCTGTATGGGTGATGCGGAAAATGACCATCACATGCTTGAGTATGCAGGCTTAGCCGTTGCAATGGGCAATGCAACCCCAGAAACAAAAGCTCTTGCCGATCATATTACTGATGACAATGAAAATAGTGGTGTTGGAAAAGCGATTGAGAAGTTTGTCACCAATATTTAA
- a CDS encoding aldehyde dehydrogenase family protein — protein MTQVCGIETEKSLFIAGQWQQGINSVANINPSDITESIGNFAQASQDQVGQAIAAANQAQPTWEQTTLEHKQSALQAIGDELIARCDELGTLLSREEGKPFAEGRGEIYRAGQFFQYYAAEVLRQIGENACSVRPGVSVDVTREAVGTIAIISPWNFPTATAAWKIAPALAFGNSVIWKPSNLTPASAVALTEIISRQQGIPAGTFNLVLGSGSIVGDTLINAKGIDGVSFTGSVDTGRKIAAATAPNFVKCQLEMGSKNALVIADDADVELAVEATIAGSFSGAGQKCTASSRLVVMDSVHDQYVDALIQRMSTLKVGHALEKDIFMGPVVDDKQLASNLNWVENARQSGAELAFGGEQLSLQHDGYYMSPTLFLNTKNDWEVNQEEVFAPLASVIRVSNLDEAIEVTNGTRFGLTSGIITQNLKTSAIFKQQAQSGCVMVNLPTAGTDYHVPFGGRKESSFGPREQGQYAREFYTVVKTAYQRPY, from the coding sequence ATGACACAAGTATGTGGTATAGAAACTGAAAAGTCGTTATTTATTGCCGGTCAATGGCAACAAGGTATTAACAGTGTTGCTAACATCAACCCATCAGATATTACCGAGTCAATCGGTAACTTTGCTCAAGCAAGCCAAGACCAAGTTGGTCAAGCGATTGCAGCAGCCAATCAAGCTCAACCGACTTGGGAACAGACAACACTTGAGCATAAGCAATCCGCTCTTCAGGCAATTGGCGATGAACTGATTGCTCGCTGTGATGAGCTGGGTACCCTACTTTCACGCGAAGAAGGTAAACCTTTCGCAGAAGGTCGTGGTGAGATTTATCGTGCTGGTCAATTTTTTCAATATTATGCAGCAGAAGTCCTCCGTCAAATAGGGGAAAATGCGTGCTCTGTACGTCCAGGTGTCTCTGTTGATGTGACCCGAGAAGCCGTGGGAACGATTGCAATTATCTCACCTTGGAACTTCCCTACTGCAACAGCAGCGTGGAAAATTGCACCTGCTTTAGCTTTTGGTAACAGTGTTATCTGGAAACCATCAAACTTAACCCCTGCAAGTGCGGTAGCGCTAACAGAGATTATCTCTCGTCAACAAGGTATTCCCGCTGGCACTTTTAACCTTGTTTTAGGCAGTGGTTCTATTGTTGGGGATACTTTAATCAATGCAAAAGGAATTGATGGCGTCAGTTTCACTGGCTCTGTCGATACAGGCCGTAAGATTGCAGCCGCTACCGCCCCTAACTTTGTTAAGTGCCAGCTTGAAATGGGCAGTAAGAATGCCTTAGTTATCGCTGATGATGCAGATGTTGAGCTAGCCGTTGAAGCAACAATTGCAGGCTCTTTCTCTGGTGCAGGGCAAAAATGTACCGCGTCTTCTCGTTTAGTGGTTATGGATAGCGTTCATGATCAATATGTCGATGCACTAATTCAACGCATGAGCACCTTAAAAGTAGGTCACGCATTAGAAAAAGATATCTTCATGGGTCCTGTTGTTGACGATAAGCAACTTGCTTCTAATTTAAATTGGGTTGAAAACGCTCGTCAGAGTGGCGCTGAATTAGCCTTTGGTGGAGAGCAATTGTCTCTACAACATGATGGTTACTACATGTCCCCTACTCTTTTCTTGAACACTAAGAATGACTGGGAAGTTAACCAAGAAGAAGTTTTTGCTCCATTAGCTTCCGTCATTCGAGTTTCGAACTTAGATGAAGCAATTGAAGTTACCAATGGAACCCGCTTTGGATTAACAAGTGGAATCATCACTCAAAACCTAAAAACAAGTGCCATCTTCAAACAACAGGCTCAATCTGGCTGTGTCATGGTAAACCTTCCAACGGCTGGCACTGACTATCACGTCCCATTCGGTGGCAGAAAAGAATCTAGCTTTGGCCCTAGAGAGCAAGGTCAATATGCCCGTGAGTTCTACACTGTTGTTAAAACGGCTTATCAACGTCCTTATTAA
- a CDS encoding peptidoglycan binding protein CsiV, producing MKKLVFLLLFFVSIPSFAARQFDVEVILFERNQSPDTLSEQWPEHVAAIDYSQAHTTDDEVYLEEKGVTLLDPSEYQLNEQYQTLEKHAGFKPMLHVAWRQGDEPEANSPVFKFALGNDFSDQFNPDGTVISEQDDNVNKSAEVITPSTTLNDASTSDDDSTELAVNPALKELEGTIQVYVQHYLFVNADFNLHQPSEKQTIIGSTILDNTAPNTTAEEGSNEDLAPVSTISDTDAAVVTDNMDNTNSNTVAVGTLQQIENQYKTETFLKSFKFKQNQRMRSSETHYLDNPLIGMIIQVRKVDEEKVDQTDTAAAKTTTINN from the coding sequence TTGAAGAAATTAGTCTTTTTATTACTATTTTTTGTCAGTATTCCGAGTTTCGCTGCACGTCAGTTTGATGTTGAAGTTATTCTCTTTGAACGCAATCAGTCACCAGATACGCTTTCTGAGCAGTGGCCAGAGCATGTCGCCGCTATTGATTACAGTCAAGCACATACAACAGATGATGAAGTTTACCTTGAAGAAAAAGGGGTAACTCTGCTTGATCCAAGTGAGTATCAGTTAAATGAGCAGTATCAAACACTAGAAAAACATGCTGGCTTCAAACCGATGCTGCATGTTGCTTGGCGTCAAGGTGATGAACCTGAAGCAAACTCCCCTGTTTTTAAATTTGCATTAGGGAACGATTTTTCAGATCAATTTAATCCTGATGGTACCGTTATCTCTGAGCAAGATGATAATGTGAACAAGTCAGCTGAAGTCATCACGCCATCGACGACATTAAATGATGCTTCCACATCTGATGACGACAGTACAGAACTAGCGGTTAATCCCGCATTAAAAGAGTTAGAAGGGACAATTCAAGTGTATGTCCAACACTACCTTTTTGTTAATGCCGATTTTAACCTTCATCAACCAAGTGAAAAACAGACGATTATTGGTTCGACTATCTTAGATAATACAGCACCAAATACGACGGCTGAAGAAGGGAGCAATGAAGATTTAGCACCCGTTTCTACCATTTCTGACACTGATGCCGCTGTTGTTACAGACAATATGGATAATACAAACTCAAATACAGTCGCGGTTGGTACTCTGCAACAGATTGAAAATCAGTATAAAACGGAAACCTTCTTAAAATCATTTAAGTTTAAACAAAATCAACGCATGCGTAGTTCAGAAACACATTACCTTGATAATCCATTAATTGGGATGATTATTCAAGTTCGTAAAGTAGATGAAGAAAAAGTCGATCAAACAGACACTGCGGCAGCGAAAACGACTACAATCAACAACTAA
- a CDS encoding membrane dipeptidase: MYQQRIVIDGLQYCNWNREYFQTLKAGGITAVHATLVYHETARETLTRFAEWNLRFEKYADLIMPIRSVEDIQLAKQTGKVGIFLGAQNCSPIDDEIGLIEVMRQQGLLIMQLTYNNQSLLATGCYESDDTGLTRFGKQAIQEMNRVGMIIDMSHSAERSTLETIEHSSRPICISHANPLFAHDALRNKSETVIKAMTERGGLLGFSLYPFHLPNGSQCTLNDFCQMVAKTADMVGVEHLGIGSDLCLNQPQSVLEWMRNGRWSKSMDYGEGSKSNSGWPDALPWFCGSSGMENIYNGLLHYGFSEPEVGQIIGENWYQFLQQGLKPI, translated from the coding sequence ATGTATCAACAACGTATAGTGATCGATGGTTTGCAATACTGCAACTGGAATCGAGAGTACTTTCAAACATTAAAAGCGGGCGGGATCACGGCTGTTCATGCCACGTTGGTTTATCACGAAACAGCCCGTGAAACATTAACTCGTTTTGCTGAATGGAATTTACGTTTTGAGAAATATGCAGACCTTATCATGCCGATTCGCTCTGTAGAGGATATTCAACTGGCAAAGCAAACTGGCAAAGTTGGGATCTTTCTTGGTGCTCAAAACTGTTCGCCTATCGATGACGAAATCGGTTTGATTGAAGTCATGAGACAGCAAGGCTTGTTAATTATGCAGTTAACGTATAACAACCAAAGCCTATTAGCGACAGGTTGTTATGAAAGTGATGATACGGGGCTCACTCGATTCGGCAAACAAGCAATTCAAGAGATGAATCGAGTCGGCATGATCATTGATATGTCACACAGTGCTGAGCGTTCAACACTAGAAACAATTGAGCACTCTTCTCGACCTATTTGCATTAGTCATGCGAATCCGCTATTTGCCCATGATGCACTAAGAAATAAGTCGGAAACCGTGATTAAAGCAATGACGGAAAGAGGTGGATTACTCGGGTTTAGTCTTTACCCTTTCCATCTTCCAAATGGCAGTCAATGTACCCTGAATGACTTCTGTCAAATGGTCGCTAAAACGGCGGATATGGTTGGTGTCGAACATCTTGGTATAGGTAGTGACTTATGCCTTAATCAACCACAATCTGTTTTAGAGTGGATGAGAAATGGCAGATGGTCAAAATCTATGGATTATGGCGAAGGCTCGAAATCTAACAGTGGATGGCCTGATGCTCTCCCTTGGTTCTGTGGAAGTTCCGGTATGGAGAATATCTATAATGGACTCCTCCATTATGGCTTTAGTGAACCAGAGGTTGGTCAAATTATCGGTGAAAACTGGTATCAATTTCTGCAACAAGGATTAAAGCCTATTTAA
- a CDS encoding DUF3389 family protein — protein sequence MVITFSFGKLIMTPYELVIKLPVGRVTLQAQPDDLTLLSDENSGVNIISADTGSVKWNMTLDNAEQLQQVSDMLGVALTKI from the coding sequence ATGGTGATTACATTCTCTTTTGGAAAATTGATCATGACCCCTTACGAGTTGGTGATAAAATTGCCTGTGGGTCGAGTGACACTTCAAGCTCAACCTGATGATTTAACCTTGCTGTCAGACGAGAATTCAGGGGTTAATATTATTAGTGCAGATACAGGATCAGTAAAGTGGAACATGACGTTAGATAACGCGGAACAGTTGCAACAAGTCAGTGATATGTTGGGCGTGGCTTTAACTAAAATTTAA
- a CDS encoding NAD-dependent succinate-semialdehyde dehydrogenase, with protein MQQIKNKQLLTFLVSEESENHIKVTNPATGELVGCVPYLSETEIVDVIEKSNIAQKEWAAISLKQRSTLLTRWYELLIENQDDLARLMTLEQGKPLAEAKGEVIYGASFIQWFAEEAKRTYGNTIPAGTSDKKLMTIKQPLGVACAITPWNFPIAMITRKAGPALAAGCSFIVKPAELTPLSAYAVVELAYQAGIPKDVLQVVMGEKASAVGGIFTSHPLIKKLSFTGSTPVGRLLMEQCASTVKRTSMELGGNAPFIVFDDADLDQAVTGAIASKYRNAGQTCVCANRFYVHDAVYDQFIAKFDAAVSKLSVGNGLDEGIMVGPVVEQKAKDKIQQLINRTLEQGASLTSEMKALPGLFMAPVILRDVTHNMDIVQEEIFGPVAPVIRFSNDEELITMANDTIYGLAAYFYSQNIHRIFKISESLEYGMIGINEGIISTEVAPFGGVKQSGIGREGGKEGIEEYLDVKYLCFGNN; from the coding sequence ATGCAACAAATAAAAAATAAACAGTTACTTACTTTTTTAGTTTCAGAAGAGAGCGAAAATCACATTAAAGTGACGAACCCAGCTACGGGTGAGTTAGTGGGATGTGTCCCATACTTATCTGAAACTGAGATCGTAGATGTGATAGAGAAGTCAAATATCGCTCAAAAGGAATGGGCAGCCATTTCTCTTAAACAACGATCGACATTATTAACTCGTTGGTATGAGTTGTTGATTGAAAATCAAGATGATCTTGCTCGTTTGATGACCTTAGAACAAGGTAAACCATTAGCCGAAGCAAAAGGTGAGGTGATATACGGTGCAAGTTTCATTCAATGGTTTGCAGAGGAAGCAAAACGCACATATGGAAATACAATCCCTGCCGGAACATCAGACAAAAAACTGATGACAATCAAACAACCGCTTGGCGTAGCCTGTGCAATTACACCATGGAACTTCCCTATTGCGATGATTACTCGTAAAGCGGGTCCAGCACTTGCGGCAGGTTGTAGTTTTATTGTTAAACCTGCTGAATTAACCCCTTTATCTGCGTATGCGGTCGTTGAGTTGGCCTATCAAGCAGGTATTCCAAAAGATGTACTGCAAGTTGTGATGGGGGAAAAAGCTTCGGCAGTCGGCGGTATTTTTACGTCTCACCCTTTGATTAAAAAGCTTTCATTTACCGGTTCAACGCCAGTGGGGCGTTTGTTGATGGAGCAATGTGCAAGTACGGTCAAGCGTACCTCAATGGAGCTAGGTGGTAATGCACCCTTTATTGTTTTTGATGATGCAGATTTAGATCAAGCCGTTACAGGAGCAATTGCCTCTAAATATCGTAATGCAGGCCAGACATGTGTTTGTGCGAACCGCTTCTATGTTCATGATGCTGTTTATGATCAGTTTATTGCTAAGTTTGATGCTGCAGTTAGCAAGTTATCTGTTGGTAATGGCTTAGATGAAGGTATTATGGTCGGTCCTGTCGTAGAGCAGAAAGCAAAAGACAAGATTCAGCAACTGATTAATCGTACCTTAGAGCAAGGTGCATCGTTAACGTCTGAAATGAAAGCATTACCAGGCTTATTTATGGCACCCGTCATCCTTCGAGATGTCACTCATAATATGGATATTGTACAAGAAGAAATTTTTGGCCCTGTCGCACCGGTTATTCGTTTTAGTAATGATGAAGAGCTGATTACTATGGCCAACGATACCATTTATGGCCTAGCTGCTTACTTCTATAGTCAAAATATCCATCGTATTTTCAAAATTTCAGAGTCATTAGAATACGGCATGATTGGCATCAATGAAGGCATTATTTCTACTGAGGTTGCCCCTTTTGGTGGGGTTAAACAATCAGGTATTGGACGTGAAGGAGGAAAAGAGGGGATTGAAGAGTATCTGGATGTGAAATACTTGTGTTTTGGTAATAACTAG
- a CDS encoding RidA family protein, translated as MDTNKKSAVKTALFASKAPLEWAVTSQGTLYTAQIPIDKTGAVVEGGIEAQTRQTMENLKHTLECAGENLDSVLQVLIYVTDRQYLATVNAVYAEYFEAPFPNRAAVVVAGLAREEMLVEFVVYAAVNDSIINA; from the coding sequence ATGGATACTAATAAAAAATCAGCAGTTAAAACTGCGCTATTTGCCTCTAAAGCTCCGCTAGAGTGGGCTGTAACAAGCCAAGGCACACTCTATACGGCTCAAATTCCTATTGATAAAACAGGTGCAGTTGTCGAAGGCGGTATCGAAGCTCAAACCCGTCAAACCATGGAAAATCTCAAACACACCTTAGAATGTGCCGGTGAAAATCTCGATTCAGTTCTTCAGGTTTTGATCTACGTCACAGATCGTCAATATTTAGCCACGGTAAATGCTGTCTACGCTGAATATTTTGAAGCCCCATTCCCAAATCGAGCCGCTGTTGTCGTCGCAGGATTAGCTCGCGAAGAGATGTTGGTAGAGTTTGTTGTTTATGCAGCCGTCAATGATTCAATTATCAACGCTTAA
- a CDS encoding NAD-dependent malic enzyme, with protein sequence MKIETKYIRQAGNTLLHTPLLNKGNAFSASERKQFNLIGLLPECIETIEEQAHRSYVQYSTMVSPMRKHIFLRQIQDTNETLYYRLINNHVEEMMPIIYTPTVGDACQRFSEIYRRNRGIFLSIANKYSLDEIINNAPNQDVKVIVITDGERILGLGDQGIGGMGIPIGKLALYTACGGINPEHTLPIVIDVGTNNSALLSDELYMGSRNQRISGDEYNDFINNCIKALTKRWPKALIQFEDFAQTNAMPILQRYKDQICCFNDDIQGTAAISVGTILSAAKKTGKKLSEQKVVFSGAGSAGCGIAEAIISQMISEGISEEQARSQIFMIDRWGLLDDSMTNLINFQQPLAQKQTIRDDWGIDKTQQINLIDVIKAVNPDILIGVTGVAGLFTKEIIEAMAAGCEQPLIMPLSNPTSRVEAKPSDIINWTKGTAIVATGSPFDDVMYDGQKFPIAQCNNSYIFPGIGLAVIASKAKRVTEQMLQESSIALADYIKDSGSERLLPPLAEIQQVSKYIALRVALKAMEQGVATKLKPEAIEAKIEEEFWMPEYCDYRRIAS encoded by the coding sequence ATGAAAATTGAAACTAAATATATAAGACAAGCAGGAAATACTCTCTTACATACCCCTTTACTCAATAAAGGAAATGCATTTTCTGCAAGTGAGCGAAAGCAATTTAATTTAATTGGTCTACTACCTGAATGTATTGAGACGATTGAAGAGCAAGCCCACCGTTCTTATGTTCAATATTCAACGATGGTTTCTCCAATGCGTAAGCATATCTTCTTACGTCAAATTCAAGATACCAATGAAACCCTTTATTACCGTCTGATTAACAATCATGTTGAAGAGATGATGCCTATAATCTATACCCCAACCGTCGGTGATGCTTGTCAACGTTTCTCTGAAATCTACCGTCGAAACCGTGGTATTTTCCTCTCTATCGCCAATAAATACAGCCTTGATGAAATTATTAATAACGCGCCAAATCAAGATGTCAAAGTCATCGTTATTACTGATGGTGAACGTATTCTTGGTCTAGGTGATCAGGGAATCGGTGGTATGGGTATTCCAATTGGTAAACTTGCTCTATACACTGCTTGTGGCGGTATCAACCCCGAACATACTTTACCGATTGTGATTGATGTGGGTACCAATAACTCAGCACTGCTCTCTGATGAACTTTACATGGGGAGTCGTAATCAGCGTATTAGTGGTGATGAATATAATGATTTTATCAATAATTGTATCAAGGCATTAACTAAACGCTGGCCTAAAGCATTAATTCAATTCGAAGATTTTGCACAAACAAATGCAATGCCTATCCTGCAACGTTATAAAGATCAAATTTGCTGTTTCAATGATGACATTCAAGGTACTGCAGCAATCAGTGTTGGTACAATTTTATCCGCAGCGAAAAAGACCGGGAAAAAACTCTCTGAGCAAAAAGTTGTCTTCTCAGGGGCAGGTTCTGCAGGTTGTGGTATCGCGGAAGCAATCATCTCTCAAATGATCAGTGAAGGTATTAGCGAAGAACAAGCACGCAGCCAGATCTTTATGATTGACCGTTGGGGTCTATTAGATGATAGCATGACTAATCTTATCAATTTCCAACAGCCTTTAGCTCAAAAACAAACAATTCGTGATGATTGGGGCATTGATAAAACTCAACAAATAAATCTTATTGATGTCATTAAAGCCGTTAATCCCGATATCTTAATTGGTGTTACTGGCGTTGCAGGCTTATTTACTAAAGAGATCATTGAAGCGATGGCGGCAGGTTGTGAACAACCGTTAATCATGCCTCTTTCAAACCCAACAAGCCGTGTTGAAGCAAAACCGTCAGATATTATAAACTGGACTAAAGGTACAGCGATTGTTGCAACAGGTAGCCCATTTGATGATGTGATGTACGATGGGCAGAAATTCCCAATCGCACAATGTAATAACAGCTATATCTTCCCGGGTATTGGTCTTGCAGTGATTGCATCAAAAGCAAAACGCGTAACAGAGCAAATGCTTCAAGAGTCAAGTATTGCACTTGCTGATTACATTAAAGACAGTGGCAGTGAACGTTTATTACCACCATTGGCTGAAATCCAGCAAGTATCAAAATATATTGCTTTACGCGTTGCATTAAAAGCGATGGAGCAAGGTGTTGCGACCAAATTAAAACCAGAAGCTATCGAAGCAAAGATTGAAGAAGAGTTCTGGATGCCAGAGTATTGTGATTATCGTCGAATTGCATCTTAA
- a CDS encoding iron-containing alcohol dehydrogenase yields MNNFTFHNSTMIFFGAGQIAEIAANIPSDKKVLVTYGGGSIKKNGVYDQVCSALENHTWGEFSGIEPNPQYNTLMKAVDMIAAEGYDYLLAVGGGSVVDGTKFIAAAACFEGENKWDICSKHAPVKSALPLSCVLTLPATGSETNIGAVVTNGSTKLAFMSPFVRPEIAILDPKTTLSLSPRQSANGVVDAFVHVMEQYLTYPVNAKVQDRFAEGLLLTLIEEGPKVLTTPDDLDVRANIMWAATQGLNGLIGVGVPQDWATHMIGHELTGNYRIDHARTLSIVLPAVMQVRREQKKGKLLQYAERVWNITEGSDEQRIDAAIAQTKAFFKAMDVPTSLTDVDLNEESIEQLIATLTANGMTQLGEQGEITPEIAKEILMVAL; encoded by the coding sequence ATGAATAACTTTACTTTTCATAATTCAACCATGATCTTCTTTGGTGCAGGCCAAATTGCAGAAATTGCTGCCAATATCCCTTCCGATAAAAAAGTGTTAGTCACTTACGGTGGTGGCTCAATCAAAAAAAATGGTGTCTATGATCAAGTCTGTTCAGCATTAGAAAACCACACATGGGGTGAATTTAGTGGTATTGAGCCAAACCCACAATACAATACCTTAATGAAAGCTGTCGATATGATTGCAGCAGAAGGTTACGATTATCTACTAGCAGTTGGTGGCGGTTCCGTGGTCGATGGAACTAAATTTATTGCAGCAGCTGCGTGCTTTGAAGGCGAAAACAAGTGGGATATCTGTTCAAAACATGCACCGGTTAAATCTGCATTACCATTAAGCTGTGTGTTAACATTACCAGCAACAGGTTCTGAAACCAATATTGGTGCCGTCGTTACTAATGGTTCAACAAAGCTTGCCTTCATGTCTCCATTTGTTCGTCCTGAAATTGCTATTCTTGATCCAAAAACAACGCTGTCTCTTTCTCCTCGTCAATCGGCGAATGGTGTTGTCGATGCCTTTGTTCATGTTATGGAGCAATACCTAACTTACCCTGTCAATGCTAAGGTTCAAGACCGTTTTGCTGAAGGTCTATTATTAACCTTAATCGAAGAGGGACCAAAAGTGCTGACAACCCCGGATGATCTTGACGTTCGAGCTAATATCATGTGGGCAGCTACCCAAGGTTTAAATGGTTTAATTGGTGTTGGTGTTCCCCAAGATTGGGCAACCCACATGATTGGCCATGAATTAACAGGTAACTATCGTATTGATCATGCTCGTACATTAAGTATTGTTCTTCCTGCGGTTATGCAAGTTCGACGCGAGCAGAAAAAAGGCAAATTACTGCAATATGCTGAGCGTGTTTGGAATATCACCGAAGGTAGTGATGAACAACGTATTGATGCCGCTATTGCACAAACCAAGGCCTTCTTCAAAGCAATGGACGTTCCAACGTCTTTAACTGATGTCGATCTGAATGAAGAATCGATTGAACAGTTAATTGCAACGTTAACGGCTAATGGCATGACGCAACTCGGCGAACAGGGTGAAATTACACCTGAAATTGCCAAAGAGATCTTAATGGTTGCACTTTAA
- a CDS encoding glutathione S-transferase — MELLPILYSFRRCPYAMRGRLGLFLGNQSVILREIILKNKPQAMLDISPKGTVPVLQLQDGSVIDESLDIMVWGLTQNQSPEANFLLNGNNQQKAIMQLIEENDQQFKPWLDKYKYADRHLEQSKEEYRQQCEIFIQQLEERLTGQEHLMGEQPTLADYAVFPFIRQFAHVDKKWFEGSPYPQTGRWLQTHLTSPIFSQIMKKFPQWLDDPQDILFSPK; from the coding sequence ATGGAATTATTACCAATACTCTACTCTTTTCGTCGTTGCCCTTATGCGATGCGGGGTCGCCTTGGCCTTTTCTTAGGTAATCAATCGGTTATTCTTCGAGAGATTATATTAAAAAACAAACCGCAAGCGATGTTGGATATATCACCAAAAGGGACAGTCCCAGTTCTTCAGTTACAGGATGGTTCAGTCATTGATGAAAGCTTAGATATTATGGTTTGGGGATTAACACAAAACCAAAGCCCTGAAGCAAACTTTCTTTTAAATGGCAACAATCAGCAGAAAGCAATAATGCAGTTAATCGAAGAAAATGATCAACAATTTAAACCTTGGTTAGATAAGTATAAATATGCCGATCGTCATTTGGAGCAATCAAAAGAGGAGTATCGTCAACAATGTGAGATCTTTATTCAGCAACTAGAAGAGCGTTTAACAGGTCAAGAGCATTTAATGGGCGAGCAACCGACATTGGCTGATTATGCGGTCTTTCCTTTTATACGTCAGTTTGCGCACGTAGATAAAAAATGGTTTGAAGGAAGTCCATATCCCCAGACAGGACGTTGGTTACAAACTCATTTAACCTCGCCTATTTTTAGTCAGATTATGAAAAAATTCCCTCAATGGTTAGATGATCCTCAAGATATCTTATTCTCACCTAAGTAA
- a CDS encoding hotdog fold thioesterase, which yields MANIWKKQATLEQLNKMSENTLVEHIEIEFTELGDNYVTATMPVKSITHQPLGMLHGGASVVLAETLGSVAAHLSVSDDYYCVGLDINANHIRAVRSGTVIGKASPLHIGATTQVWQIEITDERERLISIQRLTVSVLRHKRDLEGGR from the coding sequence ATGGCTAATATTTGGAAAAAACAAGCAACTCTTGAACAGTTAAATAAGATGTCAGAAAATACGTTAGTAGAACATATTGAAATTGAATTCACTGAGTTAGGTGACAATTATGTTACTGCAACCATGCCCGTAAAGTCGATTACTCATCAACCTCTAGGTATGTTACACGGTGGAGCTTCTGTGGTTCTGGCTGAAACATTAGGTTCTGTCGCTGCCCATCTCTCTGTTAGTGATGATTATTATTGCGTTGGGTTAGATATTAATGCCAACCATATTCGTGCTGTTCGTTCTGGTACGGTGATAGGAAAAGCCTCACCGTTGCATATCGGTGCGACAACCCAAGTTTGGCAAATTGAAATTACCGATGAGAGAGAACGTTTAATCTCAATTCAACGTTTAACGGTTTCTGTTCTTCGTCACAAGCGAGATTTAGAGGGGGGACGTTAA